The Coffea arabica cultivar ET-39 chromosome 6e, Coffea Arabica ET-39 HiFi, whole genome shotgun sequence genome contains the following window.
tttttttttttttttgtgggataTGCTATCAAGTTCTAAATGTGTGTGACCCCGCTAGTGTCCAATACATTATTAActtgaatttgtaatttttagTTCCGTGGTTATCACCATTTCTgtgattatattttttaaatacctTTTTATCTTATGTATATTAAATTATCATGCTAGTAtacttttttattaaaaattcagaaaataaaaatattaatgaaCATAGTCCCTAcaaaaattggtcaaattaaataagagaaaaaaattagTTTGGGGGCGAATTGCTTTAAATGAAACATCATCATGAAAATTACAAGATTGTCATCGACTCTTGTAATTTCTTGCGATCGAACACTTAGAGTGTttaaatttatttgatttttttttatcaagtttgAAATTATGTTTTAAGTTTGGATCGTTTATCTATCAAACTGAACCAAAACAAGTTTTTATTGAGTCAAAGTCGAATAGCTGGAATTTATTActtataaatttcaaaaaaataatagtaaactcGATTTTATGCTAATACAACCAATCCTAAAGATTTATTGAATGCAAAATGCTGTTCAagtttaatttaattaattggCAAACCAAATTTGAAATGCTGTCACCTAACTAAACTCGATTCTAAGTATCTAGTAATTTGGTTCGTCTTCTAATCCTAATTTTTAGCTAACAGGTGTCTCGGTCACACGTTAAGCTGAATTTTAggtgttattatttttttttttgacaaaagtaAATCAATTTCGGGAATTGTGTAGATGCAGAAGTGAATAGATACAAGTGTGTGAATTCACATGATAAATCAAATTTGATTCAGGATACTAACGAGTACTTGATTCATCGTACTAACGAGTACGCTGACACctattattagaaaaaaaaatctcaaaataaatagataaaaccATCTCCTGACGTGCCAATGTAGCATCTAATTGGATCCCCAATATCCATAATTGACGCTGAGTTTACGCTTTCCTAATATGATGTTAGAAACAAAGCACAACAATTGACAACAATCCGATAAATTTCTTGCTTTCTCTAAACAAATTACTAGGAACCACACTGATAATATGATGGAGGCAATATAGGGGCTCGCACATTTCCTCTTTTGCGGTCTGCTAACGCTCGAATGAAATGGGAGCTGAAAATCTGAAAGGAAAGGATCAGGCGTTAATAGGAATGTCCGATGGCTGACTCACGGGATATTTCGTGAGGCCGTCCTTATCCAATGCTGTCACCTTTTGTTAACAGGAGTATTAAGTAGTAGCAGTGGGATATCGTAACTTTTTATTTGGTAATGGAGATGAAATTGAAACAGAGCTTATCCGTTACACGACACTctctataataataataataatctataTATGAAGCTATGAGCCCATGCCTCACGCTACCAAATCAGCCCTGCTTCTCTACCATTGCTACTCTACTCAGACAGACCAGAGAGAGACACCTAACTCCTCTTTAACACAGACactgcttatatatatatacacatacacatGTATTTTCCCACACAATCCAACCACCAGGCTTCCTGAGTCGTAATTACATACGTATATAGTTGTGATAATGATGGCTTCTGCTGCTGCTAGGAAGAGTTTTCTGAATTATTTTGgagggggaggaggaggaggaggagcagaAAGAGTTGATGACGATGATCTTGAAGCTGATTTGGATTTTGATGAGTCCGATGTCTGGGATTCCAATACGGATGGTGTTGGAAAAGTTCCCACGTCAGATCAGGGTAATAAGAAATCCATGATGATGATGAGCAAAAACAACAACAATTCACGTCCTTTGAAGAAACCGACAAGAAAGAGCGGCGGCGGTGGCGGCAGCTTTAGTCACGCTGCCAATCACAGGTcaattgctgctgctgctgccgcCTCAACATCATTGCCGGTAAACGTACCGGATTGGTCCAGAATACTGGGAGATGAGTACAAAAGCCGCGGCAGCAACGGGAGAGAGCACGAGGACGGCGAGGATGACAAGGATGAGGATGGTAAGTTACCTCCCCATGAGTATCTGGCGGCCAGGACGAGATCAGGTTGGTCGTTTTCCGTTCAAGAAGGCATTGGGAGGACGCTCAAAGGGAGAGACCTGAGTAGGGTCAGAAACGCGGTCTGGAAACAGACCGGCTTTGAAGATTAGCACCCGAACACACCCcaatcctctctctctctctctctctatttttttttttttttggaaggagtagatatatttttatttttgcttcacCATCATCTGCTTCAGACTGGCTTTCGGGGCTGGTAGTATGTATTATCTAGTGTAGCCTCAGATCCTCTAATTTTGGGTGGTTTTTTGTGGTTGCCATTTCAGTCCAGAGGATCACCGCTAGGTGCAAGCATGTAAACTTTCTAACTCTGAGATTTGCCCCAAATCTCACTGCTTGAGTTAATTATTACCGCTACTGTTTTTCCCAAGAATCATTTGATACTTAGCTAGCCAGTTCTAATGTCTTCTTGCATCAACTCATAATGATCAATGTAACATCGCTgcatttttagaaattttcatCCCCCCTTTTattgtttacaaaaaaaaaaaaaaaaagaactcttGGAAGTTTTGCAGATCGAGTGTTGCCGTGGGCATTACAATTAATTAAAGGATGGGTCGAACAATCCATGCATGGCATGCAATTGGTAAATTTGAAACTTCCAGTGAGTGATGACTGATGATCATAGCTACTGTTTTTCTGCTAAACAATGGAGGAGTTGCATTCTTTCTTTGTTGTTGGCATCGAGTCGACAAGTATGGTTTTTGGCATATGGTTTAAGACATTGAAGCGATTGCAACGAGGGATGCCTTTGGTAGATAGATGGCGTAGCGGTAGAAACGAAGGCAGATTTGTAGACTTTTAGCGGATTGTTTGTTTCGACCTTTCATTCAGCGTTAGGTGAGAAAGCAACAGCCTATCTAAACGACTAAATTCTAAGACCACCCTTGAAGTAAAATTCATCATCCATCCTCTTGTAAACGACAAATATATACTAAAATATGCCTCTCTTTTGCTTCTTCATCTTTCCTAGTACtaatactttttatttttttggttttctaaTCTTATCTATCTATTTGGATCGGACTGGAAGTCTTTCATGTTTGTGAATGACGCTAATAAATTGACATTCTCCTACATATTCCTCCTATCCTAGTTTTAGGCTCTTAGCATGGGCCGCCAAATGAAACTTACACATCACCAAATGTTAattatagggataatttcataaacctctcatgagttttttgataattttactGAGCTCTTctaagatttgaaaaattatacttacctccattgatttgatagttttagtaacaaaatcttATAATAATAttgatttgatcaattttttaaatgaatacccaaaaatgGCCTCtggtaatgagttttaatttattttcgtatacaattataagattatttagtataattataagaaaaaggtaccaaaattttcatgttcatatctactatttgataaacaactataataataataaaattattatgatatgatacttttgatggtattttattatagatttagatttataagatagaaaagaaaatgttgaaataattcatttagagtttatgaatttttggAGTAGTggaattatcataatttagtagtgcttttgggctattttttttttattgttaattttaataccaaaaatagaaaacaaagatcatcaaaaacattggattacatataaaattaactcgtcaaaaaaatcactagttcgATATTTGGTTATATAGAAATTAGGGGCAATAGTGGTAGTTCTATAGTTTTATTGgcgaaaaatttgaaaaaaaaggaaaaagaatgaaaaaataattttaaaactcattctaagtataagcataccaaataagagaatttcattaaaatatttaaggataaaatcatcattttaaatgacaagggaggtatatgtaatttttcaaacttgaGGAGAACTCagtaaaattgttagaaacctcaagggaggtttctgaaattagccCTTAATTATAAAAGGAGGAGACTGTCAATCGATGCCAGCACAAAGTTCAATCTATATAATAAAGTGCATGTATGTATTCCTTATGTGAACAGttttgaatttttagaaaaaaaaaagaaaagaaaaaacttttgATAAGATCTTAATACTTCTTATCACCGAGTGTTTACAAATTAAACATTCTCGTGTCCTGTATTTATTGCGCTGAATTAAATGATCATAATAATGCAGAGAGTAAATATCAAACCAACCAACCAAGTTAATTTCGTATCTACCCCCGTACAAATTGAATTTACGATTAGCATCGAAACTCCTTGTACAATCTCTGTACGTGCCGCGTACAGATTAAATGCATTGGCAGCACCCCGCAAAACTACGACCTGATCTCTGTGTGATGGTTATGAAGTGTATGATGAAAGAAAATGGCATCGGTTGATTTTGCGGCCAATTAGTTGTTTAAGTTAATTCCTGCAACCACTAGGGTCGATTTAGTGATCAGGAAATGACGCTTGAAATTTTCCCTATTATCATTCTGTGCTTGGCAATTAATTGTTTACCATAATGTTAGGACATAGTATTAAAGTAATTTGTCATTTTATTTGACAAACCACGAGATGAGACACCACCTGATCTCACTTAGTGTAATAATACAGACTACTACTAATGTAGCAGTGAGACGTTTGATTAGATGAGGCAGCCATTGGCACTTTAGTCTAATCTATCAAGGTTGGTGTTTGCGTGCTAACTTGGATGGGATGGATGCTTCCCAGTGCCCGATATCCTTAATCCTTAATTTAACGCTTGTTTGTATTGTAACTGCTTGCTCTCCAATAACATCAAAAGTCCAAAACTGTTGCGTAGTCACTATTTTAACTTCCATAACCTGATCGATATCCAAACTAGTGATGTGTTCAGTTCTGACCATGCATGGACGTTTGTCATAACATGCAACCTTCCGTTCCCACACACTAGCCACCGGCCACCCATGGTGGGAACACAGAAGAAAAAGGTGATCCACGAGACAAACTAATACAGCACCACGTAAACAATTGGCTGTCCTTCCTCTTTTCACGACAAACATAAATTATGAAATTTAACCGCTATTGCTATGTTTTGTTTCTAAAGATGAAGGATGTTAACGTACTAttgttttttgaaattttcttcacaagagtcttttttttttttttttttttttttatcgacaAGGGAATTTGCAGTCGCTATTTGAGAATACGTACTAGGTAAATTCTCTGCCTCATCCGCCAATTACACGAAAAAGTAAGATGCGCTAGGCAAGCCATGCTCGACAGACACTCCAGAGGAGTCTTGTTAAAAGATATCGGCTTCCAATGACACTTAGTCAATTACTCTTTGAGTGCCTAATTGGTTTCTCTTAAGATATAtaaactatatataaaaaaaaaaagacccttCAAAGTTCAAAGTTGTTTCGTAGCACTTTTATCTGGCGGATTACTGCACTAAGTTATCTACATGACTCACTTTCGTGTACAATTGAAACAATTTAACTCAGTCGCATTCACAACTGAACCAATTTCGGTCGACCCATATGATGCACGAGGGGAGTTGTTGATTAATTtcatgtgtaagaaattttcTGTTGCGAAGGGAAAGTTTCTCTTTCAGAATAGTTTCATGGTACTAATCGTGCATAAATCATGATTTCTCTGATATTAGTAAATTAAACATATCATCGAAAACTTACAGCAAGCAACCGGCACAATCGAAAGTgttctattattattattatttccaaTTCACCAAACAAAAGGTATGACACTCACATTTGTTTGCCTTTGCATTTTCAAAATCCCTCGTAGCTTTAGGATTTTACTTTCTTGGTCAACcattttacttttgtttactctttttgttttattattacaTTTACCATCCCTGTGTTTTGACCATATTATCAAATGAACTATATGGTTAATTAAATTATAGTCAAACCCCTTGAATGTCAAAATGTTTATCAAATGCCCACCTCACATTAACCATAATTAGAAATAGTGTTTGCATCATCAAAATACATGTCTGAAAGcaccaaaatacccttttgtaaaTTGTGTTGATTAAaattacctcccttgaaatttatCCAACTTATGTTTACCTCCTTTGAGGTTTGTTCAAATGACAAAATGAATCCCATATATTTCCGTTAGTTGGTTTTGAACGCCATGACTCATAAAGGGTCATTGTAATTTGGCCAAATTACAGGATTGGTGTAGGAGGGCATTGACCTAATGACCTTCATGTCAAAGGAGGCCTtctctgttcttttttttttttttttcggagacgACAATTACAATATATTCTAATTTATcctatactagggggagggggTGGATTTATGGAGGTTCAAGGGTAATTCGGAGAGAactgaaccaccaccggacTAAATGGGTGCACTGCACACTCACCTGAATTTTTTGAATCAAATCCATATTTTAATGTGGTAATTGATGGGCTTGAAACCTTGCCTCTCACACCAAACCTTAAAGGCTTGATGGTGGCCACCTTTCAGCTGGTGGCTTCTTTGTTCAGCTCATTTGCACTGCtataacttttttttgtttttttcaaaaaGTTTGTACTGCTGTAAGTCggaagaataaaataaaataaaataaaataaaaaacaaaaagaaatgagaTGTCCCCTTGCATTGTAGGCGGTGCAGTGGCGTTGGACCGTTGGCAAATGTTTCAGCTTCGGGGCTGGCTCTGTTATCAGACTCGGGCGAAAAAAATAAAGCCTTGTATAGACCCAAATATTCCTAATGACCATCCTCGCTCCAACGCCTCCTGCTACTCGCCCTCCTACAGCTTCATATCGCTGCAGAGTCAATAGTGATAGGTAGATTTTGGGAGAGATGGGCCTTCCCTAATTTCGGATTTGTTATAAGATTACTACTAGTAGTAGTATAAAAAGAGACATTTAGGGCCAAAATGGATATTGTTACAGCAAGAGAAACCAAAGAGGTAGCAATGGGAAGAAAGAGCAGCAGAATCTTGATAGCCTTCGTGGTGATTATGCTGATGGCCATCGCTGCCTACATCAAGATTTGGACCATCGACTATCGGATCTCTTCCCAGGAATCCCTGTTGCTAAGGTCACTATACTGTAATCGTCTCGTCTACCCTTGCTGCTCCCCTTTCGTCATTTCGCGTTTCCCCTTTTCATTCTTTCTGTCTCCTAGTCAGAGATGTATGGTTTGGTAAATAATTCAGAAAATGcgggcttttttttttataccaaAATATAATTGCTTGGATTCTTGAGAAAATATCACAGGGAATTGCCTCTTCCGGAATTAAATTCTGCCAGATTAATTTCACAGTACTTAACCTGTACCCTATTCGTAAAAATCCATAGTCAATTTTGTTGCTAATGAATATTTAGAAGAGGGTAACCAGCTTATTACTTtagtctttttattttttttcttattatatTTAAAGAACGGGCATTATTGGTTCACGTGCTTtgatttcatttacttgatcaaATCAGCTAAAGGAATGTGAGTGGCATATACGTGTTGTTCCTCGTACCGTCCAGTAATACGTAACTGAAACCAAAAGAATATGACAAGAAAGATTTTAGACAAGTCTAAGCATTACCTCTTGCTATGTGGAAACTCCAGTCTCTggaaaaaagaggaaatgcaAATTCGGCTTACAGAAGTAAAAGGACCTAAGAATGGTAAACAAACACTCAATAAGGTCAAATGTAGTTTATGTAGTAAGGTTTGGGGCCGAGGAGGCCTTGGTCTAGTGGTTAAGGTTGAGGCTTCAGGACGTATAGGTCTTGGGTTCATCTTCCCTTCTCCCTCCCCACTTCTTAAATCCCACCCCTCCCTTGcaggaaaaaatttaaaaaaaaaagagtattttATGTAGTTTATGCTATTGAGTTCTATCCTCGGCTCATTACATTACCATTCCAGTACAATTCCTCTTCTGTAAATATATTTGGTTATTCTCGTCCTGAAATGTGTAATTGTATCTGTTGACTGACCACTTGTAGGCAACAGTTTGATCTTGCCCACAGAGAAGCCATGGATGAATCTGCAGAGTGGAGGCAGAGGTTTGATATGGAGGTCGAGAAGAGTCAAATGTGCATCAAGGAACTCGATCAAGTATGCTCTGTTTGTGGAGTTTTTTGCTATAATGTCATATCTATGTCTTCATTTGAGGAACATGATCCATGACAAGTAGGTGATACTGGTTTGCGGAACTGTTATGTTGTTACTTGACACTGTAAAATTGCTCAACCTGGATATGAATATCATTTCTGTGAGCTTGCTTCAGTAACCAATATGCATGTATCGTGTAAAATACACTATGGAGCTACTTTCAGTCTTATTTGAAATGATCAGTAGCTAATTTTTTCCTTGGTCAGGTTATTGATGGCTTTATTGTCTATAAATTTGAGTTTCCTATGGTGCTTTCAGAAGGATTATTTATCTAAATATTGTCTTTTTTAtcagaaatggaaaaaaaaaatttgttggtTTTCATAGAGTTCAACAAATGAAAAATCTGAGATATTGTACCTAGGCTTCCCTAAAACTCAAACTGGTCCGAGTATGATAGCATAATGGAGATTAACTAAACCAAAATATTTCTGTCAGTT
Protein-coding sequences here:
- the LOC113695329 gene encoding uncharacterized protein; this encodes MMASAAARKSFLNYFGGGGGGGGAERVDDDDLEADLDFDESDVWDSNTDGVGKVPTSDQGNKKSMMMMSKNNNNSRPLKKPTRKSGGGGGSFSHAANHRSIAAAAAASTSLPVNVPDWSRILGDEYKSRGSNGREHEDGEDDKDEDGKLPPHEYLAARTRSGWSFSVQEGIGRTLKGRDLSRVRNAVWKQTGFED
- the LOC140009295 gene encoding uncharacterized protein isoform X2; this translates as MDIVTARETKEVAMGRKSSRILIAFVVIMLMAIAAYIKIWTIDYRISSQESLLLRSLYCNSLILPTEKPWMNLQSGGRGLIWRSRRVKCASRNSIKSRNLARLRVRLVSTRNWSCWRRKIWTCLNK
- the LOC140009295 gene encoding uncharacterized protein isoform X1; translated protein: MDIVTARETKEVAMGRKSSRILIAFVVIMLMAIAAYIKIWTIDYRISSQESLLLRQQFDLAHREAMDESAEWRQRFDMEVEKSQMCIKELDQIKESRQAASAAGINKKLELLEKENMDLLEQIEILKQELEAEKFNCSMRHI